The following is a genomic window from Colletotrichum lupini chromosome 5, complete sequence.
AAGCAGCGGTGTTGGGTCCCAGGCATGTGATGTTGGCGGTATTGTCGAGTTGTCTCCATAGCTTGATCTTGTCCAATGCATCTCCGAGAGCCGATAGTGAGCTTGAGAGCTTCTTGATGGTTGTGGAGCATACTGCCGGGGCTTCTAGAACACTGTGAGGTCATCAGCTTGAGTCCCTTGATGTAGGCGGAGGATATCGACTCACGCATCGACAGCTTGGAAGTATCCGCCATCCCACACCCCATCGATCGATGTGAGCTCGGCAGTCTGACCAAGACCGCCGCGTAGGCTTGCGGTATGATCATCGGAAGGGGTCCCTTGCCTAACTCTAAATTTGGTGGGATTAATGGTGCTCGGCGACACAAAAAGCACCTGACCCTGTGCGCCTTCGCCGTATTGGTCGATCATGGCAGGGCCAGGTGTCCGAAGGTTGAAGAGCTCATCTCGAAGTTTGGTGGGAACTGTGATACCCCTGGGCGCGCTGAAGTTTGCGGCCGTCAACGAAGCATCCAGAGTGTGGTATCGAAAGACGGTCAAAAGCTGGCTCACGGGAAGCTGCGTGATTTCGCTGACGTTGGACTGTTGAAGAAATTTGGCGAGGGCAACATTGGTCGGCACTAGGAGAGTGACTTTATTCTTCGTCCCAGCGGTTACATTGCTTATGATGCTCGGATAGCTGTTCAGAATTTCGTTGAACATGGAGAGGTCAGCATGGCTTGTCAGCGCATTGCTGAGACTTTGCTGAGCCTGTCGTGAATGTAGAGACGGATCAACAGCGCAAGCTAGCGGCGCGAGACTCATGACAGCGACAGCGAGCTCTTGGACGAAGCGCATACTTGTAGTAGGAACCCGGGGTGAGTGTCTGCTTCAGGACAACATGTAGCTTGTGAGCTTGGGATATCAGATGGCGAAGAGTGCCATATAAGAAGTCGTCTACTTGTCCTTCAGCCGCACAAGCCAGACGGATGGCTGAGCCTAGCTGAAGATAGTGTCCCTCCAGCTTCAGCGGCAGTGCAAGTGCGTTGCCTGCATTGTTTCTGCCACAATCCAAGCCCATACCAAACCAGGAAGCTGACTGAGAAGCTACGGTAGGGCGGCGTCTTACTACATACACCACGATACAGATATTGAGGTGAGATGGTGCTGTAAACAAAGACACTCTGGCTTGGGGTGCGAGTCGCAAAG
Proteins encoded in this region:
- a CDS encoding fasciclin domain-containing protein, encoding MRFVQELAVAVMSLAPLACAVDPSLHSRQAQQSLSNALTSHADLSMFNEILNSYPSIISNVTAGTKNKVTLLVPTNVALAKFLQQSNVSEITQLPVSQLLTVFRYHTLDASLTAANFSAPRGITVPTKLRDELFNLRTPGPAMIDQYGEGAQGQVLFVSPSTINPTKFRVRQGTPSDDHTASLRGGLGQTAELTSIDGVWDGGYFQAVDAVLEAPAVCSTTIKKLSSSLSALGDALDKIKLWRQLDNTANITCLGPNTAAFKEAGSPQSSLGNKDLKNALLFHTLPQTAYSDFLVDGQEFTSMANVTVRVTIKDNEIWFNDAKVISPNVLTNNGLIHILDRVMSANALPDSSTFSPTGTGSATPTSPATPPNAGNLMSENIRAAAVIALAAGVLLV